From Vitis vinifera cultivar Pinot Noir 40024 chromosome 14, ASM3070453v1, a single genomic window includes:
- the LOC132255104 gene encoding uncharacterized protein LOC132255104 has product MGVDRKRGFCVAFLVMILLNINCCGAASLKVNSTTSWCNGSVDECLTMDLDFDLFMGSEISRMLAPISFVTPGSENPDSPSVSGPKGTAYADNLPPPSPAPKCDPHQNRGCQKFYRT; this is encoded by the coding sequence ATGGGAGTTGACAGGAAGAGAGGTTTTTGTGTAGCATTCCTCGTTATGATACTCCTCAACATAAATTGTTGTGGAGCAGCTTCCCTGAAGGTCAACAGCACCACCTCCTGGTGCAATGGCTCCGTCGATGAATGCCTCACGATGGACCTTGATTTCGACCTCTTCATGGGCTCGGAAATCAGCAGAATGCTTGCGCCTATCTCTTTTGTAACTCCGGGCTCTGAAAATCCTGATAGTCCATCTGTGTCTGGTCCTAAGGGTACTGCCTATGCTGACAACCTCCCTCCACCATCACCTGCGCCGAAATGTGATCCACACCAAAATAGAGGTTGCCAAAAATTTTACCGAACTTAG